A window of Raineyella sp. W15-4 contains these coding sequences:
- a CDS encoding class I SAM-dependent methyltransferase, protein MKYRESGMPTEEWWTTYFDPRGVLAALGVDDTVGDLLDVGCGYGTFLIPAATMISGTAIGVDIDPEMIAACRRKTAERQLANVVLLTGDVASPEAAQALAPYRGRIDYVTLFNILHAEEPVTLLRRVAALLSPSGRVGVIHWKREDTPRGPSMEIRPTPEQIAGWAAAAGLAQEAYTELPPYHFGLVLRRSA, encoded by the coding sequence GTGAAGTATCGAGAGTCGGGCATGCCGACCGAGGAGTGGTGGACGACCTACTTCGATCCCCGCGGGGTCCTCGCCGCCCTCGGCGTCGATGACACCGTCGGCGACCTCCTCGACGTCGGCTGCGGCTACGGCACCTTCCTGATCCCCGCGGCCACGATGATCTCCGGAACGGCCATCGGGGTCGACATCGATCCGGAGATGATCGCCGCCTGTCGACGGAAGACCGCCGAGCGGCAGCTGGCGAACGTCGTCCTGCTGACCGGCGACGTCGCCTCACCGGAGGCTGCGCAGGCCCTGGCGCCGTACCGGGGCCGGATCGATTACGTGACCCTGTTCAACATCCTCCACGCCGAGGAACCGGTGACCCTGCTGCGCCGCGTCGCCGCACTGCTCAGCCCCTCGGGGCGGGTGGGGGTGATCCACTGGAAGCGTGAGGACACTCCGCGCGGGCCGTCGATGGAGATCCGACCCACCCCGGAGCAGATCGCCGGCTGGGCCGCTGCCGCCGGCCTGGCGCAGGAGGCGTACACGGAGCTGCCCCCGTACCACTTCGGTCTGGTGCTCAGGCGATCGGCCTGA
- a CDS encoding aldo/keto reductase, which yields MPDSRYFTGTFSFLATRAGRDARPVDPQRVALAWELALAAVVIPIPGASRPASVQDSVQAIDLTLSTDEVARLSAV from the coding sequence ATGCCCGACTCTCGATACTTCACCGGGACATTCTCGTTCCTCGCCACGCGAGCCGGGCGAGATGCTCGCCCGGTCGACCCACAGCGGGTGGCGCTGGCCTGGGAGCTGGCACTAGCCGCGGTGGTGATCCCGATTCCCGGCGCTTCCCGACCGGCGAGCGTACAGGACTCGGTGCAGGCGATCGATCTCACCCTCAGCACCGACGAGGTCGCCCGACTGTCGGCGGTGTGA
- a CDS encoding heme-degrading domain-containing protein, protein MIDAGAGYRQLTPEELVGELAAEETDLDFVRFGLADAWAVGSWLRRVAIDRGLGVAIAVMLGEQRAFHAGVQGSAAVNDAWLDRKFRVVKHYGRSSLAVRVTYAAAGESFDTHAALDPLLYAAAGGAFPLRVQGALVGAVGVSGLEMHDDHALVVEALRAHRDALR, encoded by the coding sequence ATGATCGACGCGGGCGCGGGCTACCGGCAGCTGACCCCGGAGGAGCTGGTCGGCGAACTGGCCGCGGAGGAGACCGACCTGGACTTCGTGCGGTTCGGCCTGGCGGACGCGTGGGCCGTCGGGTCCTGGCTGCGTCGGGTGGCGATCGATCGTGGCCTGGGAGTCGCGATCGCCGTGATGCTCGGTGAGCAGCGTGCCTTCCATGCCGGTGTGCAGGGTTCGGCGGCGGTCAATGACGCGTGGCTCGACCGGAAGTTCCGGGTGGTGAAGCACTATGGGCGGTCCTCGCTCGCGGTGCGGGTGACGTACGCCGCGGCCGGGGAGTCGTTCGACACGCACGCCGCCCTGGATCCGCTGTTGTACGCCGCGGCGGGCGGCGCCTTCCCGCTCCGGGTGCAGGGCGCGCTGGTCGGCGCCGTCGGTGTCAGTGGCCTGGAGATGCACGACGACCATGCCCTGGTCGTGGAGGCACTGCGTGCACACAGGGACGCACTCCGATGA
- a CDS encoding RDD family protein yields MTNTTSGPTRDQDYPGRSLGLPAEGRGALASWGQRITALIVDWAVAMLVAALITWGAVLSSTGPEKFATLIVFFIEKALLTGLTGSSLGQRVVGIGVTRVDGRPVSFWAAIVRTLMVCLVLPAVVIGPDRRSLNDMMLRTVVVKRR; encoded by the coding sequence GTGACGAACACCACCTCGGGACCCACCCGCGATCAGGACTACCCGGGCCGTTCCCTGGGGCTGCCCGCCGAGGGGCGCGGTGCGCTGGCCTCCTGGGGGCAGCGGATCACCGCCCTGATCGTGGACTGGGCGGTGGCGATGCTGGTGGCCGCGCTGATCACCTGGGGGGCCGTGCTGTCCAGCACCGGGCCGGAGAAGTTCGCCACGCTGATCGTGTTCTTCATCGAGAAGGCATTGCTCACCGGGCTGACCGGCTCCAGCCTCGGCCAACGCGTCGTCGGGATCGGGGTCACCCGCGTCGACGGGCGCCCGGTCAGCTTCTGGGCGGCGATCGTCCGCACCCTGATGGTCTGCCTGGTGCTCCCCGCGGTCGTCATCGGACCGGATCGGCGCAGCCTGAACGACATGATGCTGCGTACGGTCGTGGTGAAGCGGCGCTGA
- a CDS encoding HdeD family acid-resistance protein — translation MSTEAIDNELDRASTVIRTAWGVGGLVALVIGVLILVWPGKTAAVVAAIIAIYAIITGLVYLGLGIFAKRYGVWARIGHLVLGALFIIGGVIALANLRTATMLLAIVLGVTVGILWIIEGVAALTLLRGVPSKVWVIIYAVITIVAGIILLFSPLYVVALWWLLGISLVVMGAVQIVRALRFSAERL, via the coding sequence ATGTCCACCGAAGCTATCGACAACGAACTCGACAGGGCCAGCACCGTGATCCGCACCGCGTGGGGGGTCGGCGGGCTCGTCGCCCTCGTCATCGGTGTCCTGATCCTTGTCTGGCCCGGCAAGACGGCGGCCGTCGTCGCCGCGATCATCGCTATCTACGCCATCATCACCGGTCTGGTCTATCTGGGTCTGGGGATCTTCGCGAAGCGCTACGGCGTCTGGGCCCGGATCGGCCACCTCGTTCTCGGCGCGCTGTTCATCATCGGCGGGGTGATCGCCCTGGCCAATCTGCGCACCGCGACCATGCTGCTCGCCATCGTGCTCGGGGTCACCGTCGGCATCCTGTGGATCATCGAGGGTGTCGCCGCGCTGACCCTGCTGCGCGGGGTGCCGTCCAAGGTGTGGGTGATCATCTACGCCGTGATCACCATCGTCGCCGGGATCATCCTGCTGTTCTCCCCGCTCTATGTGGTGGCGTTGTGGTGGTTGCTCGGCATCTCGCTGGTCGTGATGGGCGCGGTCCAGATCGTCCGGGCGCTGCGGTTCAGTGCCGAGCGCCTCTGA
- a CDS encoding CBS domain-containing protein, producing MKIRDLLRRKGNNVLTLAVTATVADAVNVLRDHGIGCVVVTDSTGAIAGIVSERDISHAFGAVAAESPVSDLMTRDVRTCPPDEDVEALAALMTDQRVRHVPVVENGRLSGLVSIGDVVKAHLDELRRERDHLVAYVQS from the coding sequence ATGAAGATCCGCGACCTGCTCCGACGCAAGGGGAACAACGTACTCACCCTTGCGGTGACCGCGACAGTCGCCGACGCCGTCAACGTGCTCCGCGACCACGGCATCGGCTGCGTCGTTGTGACCGACTCCACCGGCGCCATCGCCGGCATCGTCTCCGAACGCGACATCTCCCACGCCTTCGGGGCCGTCGCCGCCGAGTCCCCGGTCAGCGACCTGATGACCAGAGACGTACGGACCTGCCCACCCGACGAGGACGTCGAGGCCCTTGCCGCCCTGATGACCGACCAACGGGTCCGCCACGTGCCGGTGGTCGAGAACGGCCGGCTCAGCGGGCTGGTCAGCATCGGCGACGTCGTGAAGGCACACCTCGACGAACTGCGCCGGGAGCGGGACCACCTCGTCGCGTACGTCCAGTCCTGA